DNA from Rubripirellula lacrimiformis:
CGCCGACCAGCGAGCGGATGCGGTCCGCCGGGCGGTCGATGATTTGTCCAAGGATGACTATGCCGTTCGCCAGCAGGCCACGATCGAGATGTGGAAGGGACGTGACTGGTCCCGCGAAGCCGTGCAAGATGCGGCCCACAATCCAGACCCCGAGATCGCTGGGCGGGCGCAGTGGATTCTTCGGCAATGGCGTCGTGGTGCATTGCCAGATACACCACCGGAAATTTCTCGTTTGTTGCAGTCCGGCGACCAACCGGCTGCGATCGAACGTTTGTTAGAAGGCGGCCAGTTTCTAGCCGCCGTCGTCGCGGTCGAAGAGTCCGCTGGGACAGTGGACCGAGAACTGATTCAGCGGCGGATCAACATCGGCTTGATGAGCCGGTTTCCGATCTATGTTCACATGGCGATCCAAAGCGAATCGTTGCCGCACTTGCTGCGTCTGATCGATTTGGTGGCCGATTCGAACGAAACCGCTGCCTGTCGATTTGAACTGATGCAAATCATGGGGCTGCCGATCACGGACGAAAACCTTTTGCCTGAATCGGCTGCAACTTGGCCGCCGAACCAGCGATTGATGGTGATGGCGATGTTGTTGGTCAAACTAGAACGGTATGACGATGCGATCGCCGTCGCCAAGCAAAGCGGAGACGCCGAACTGCTTTTGACGTGTCGGATGATCGCGGGTCGTTGGCGCCAGATCGCCGACGAACGTCTCGCGGTGGCCGAAGCGGCCGAGCCCGGGGCGATTGAATACTGTCTCGATTGGTGTCAGGTCATGATGGCCGCCGACCGCTGTGGTGATGATGCCCTCTTTGAAACCGCTGCGGACCATTTGATGTCGCCACAGATCGGGGATCATCCGGCCTCGATGAACGTGCGCTGGAAATATTTGCTAAGCCATGGCAAGGTCGACGAAGCGCTGTCTGTGTTGGATACCATCAGTCCCGATGCGGCAGCCACCGTTGCGATGGACACCTCTCGCGTTTCCCATGCTTTTGATGTCTTGGGTTTTCCGCTGGACCGTGTCGACTCGGATTACGGGAAATGGATCGACGAGGCGCTCGATGCCCAACGCGATGCCGGGACAGAACAGTTGTCGCCCCAAGTCCGACGTTTATTGGTGTTGATGCAATGCTTGTTGTCGATCGGCCGCGAAGACGTGGCGCGAATCATCGCCAAACGCGTTGCCGATTCCGATGGACGAATTGGAATCCAGCGACAGCATCGGCTTGCCGAGTACGTGCTGTCGACATTGACGCTTGTGCAAAACGTGGATTGGATGCCCGAGCTAGCGATCGAAGCTGAATCGCGTTCCGTTTCGGCTGACAGTATCGATATCATCGCGCGAACGATGGACGAGGTGGATGGAACGACGGTTGAAATCTTGATGGATGCCTTGTTGAAAATGGATCCAAATCAGCCCGCCGAACCACGATTTTTTGCGGCCTATGAACTGCTCAGCGGACGCATCCCGGCGGGGTTCGATCCCGCCACGGACTTCGCCAAAATCTTTGACTTGGTGACGCGTCCACGATCGGTTCGCACGGTTCGTGGCATGCGTCAGAATCTATCGATCCAAGCCAATATGAACATTGCGATCATGTTTTCGCGACACGGCGAAGCTTCCTTGGCGTTGGCTTGCATGACTAAATTGGCTCGGTCGGGTGACACCGACGCGTTGTTTCGAATGGCTGAACAAGCACTCGATTCGGGACGCGGCAATGACGCACAAATCCTGTTCGATGCCGTCTACCGCAAATTCGAAAAACCCGTCCGTGTCGGCGGATCGGGTGATGTCGCCATGGCGGCCAAAGCGTTGGTGGGAATGCTGAGCATCGCCCGCCGCAGCGGAGATCAGCAGCGCAGCGAAGAATTGCTGAAAGAGATCCGTCTGGTGCTCTGTTCCCCATCGTCCAACCTGCGTCATGCCGTCGCCAGCTACTTGGCGGATCGCGACGAAATCGACTTGGCACTGGAAGCCTACGGACGCATCCTGCCGGTCAAAGCGTTCGGCAGCAACGATTCGGTGGATCTGTATTCGGTGTCGCGAGTGTTTGCGTTGACCGCTCGACACACGGATCCCGAGGCTGCTGCCCGCTGGTTCGATCTGGCCATCTTGCGGTCGATCGAATCCGATGATTTTCGGCCTAGTGCCTTTGCGACTTTGCCGATGTACGTGCACCGTTGGTCCTTGGAAGCCGCCGTTCGTGATGGCGATGTCTCGCAGGCTCAGAATCAAGTCGAAAGGTTGCTGCAGTTCAATGCGATGGACGTCGATCTTGCCGAACGGTTGCTGCCCAAGATGCGCGAGGCATCGATGGATGAATTGGCCGATCGTACGTTCAGCCGAGTGATGGACCGCGGGACCGAGTATGTCGCGGAATTTTCACGTGATGCGATGACCTGCAATAACTTGGCTTGGGTTGCGGCGATGAACGATCGCCGACTCGATGACGCACTGCGGCTATCGGAATCCGCCGTCAGGATGGAACCCGATAGTGCCATCTTCCGCGATACGTTGGCGGAAATCTTGTTCCTGCGAGGCGACAAGCAAGCGGCACTGGCGATCGAACAAGGGTGTTTGCTGGACGACCCCGGTCAATGGCATTTGCACGAACAGATCGAACGATTTTCGAAGTAACCGACCTCCGTCGGTTGTGCGTCGATCGTGCGTTGATCGAAGATCGGTTTTCCGTCAGTCCCAGTTCATCGCTGCGGCGGCTGATCGTTTCGACAACGCTTCGAATTCACCCACGGCGATCGACGCGTCCATCATCGGAAACGTGATCGTGTGATTCGCCGGGCCTGCCGCAGCGGTGTCGACCGACAATTTGGCCATCGACCAACGGCGGTCAAAAAACGATGACCTCAGTTCCACCGATTGGATTCGGTTGTGGAACGTCGTGCTGGTTTTTTGGTTCAACAGGCCGCTGCGAAACATGACGCCATTGTCAAATCGGTAATAGCCCAGCGAGCGAACGTAGCAGCGTGAATGAGTGATCAGCAGGACCGCCGCGACGAGTCCGATCGCGATGCCGCCCCAGCCAATCGCCCAGGTGGTCCCGATGCCGATCAGGATCGATGCAATGACGGCGATTCGAGTGGTTCGGCGAACCGCCCGCGGAGCCGCTCGGGTCCATGAAATCAATCCGTCGTCGGGGATTCCCGTGCGAATCTGAGACAGCAATCCCGTCACCTGGCTTTCGTGGATCACCGGGATAAACCAGCGACGGGTAATCGTGGTCGCTGCGTCTTCGCCCTTTTTGCCAGCGCCGCCGGCGGTTTCGATCCGAATCGACGCCAAACGCATCCACCGCATCAACGGGGGGCGGTGCACGCTGATGAATTGAATTCGTCGTCTTGGCACCGTGGCTGATATCTTGGTCAGCAGTCCACAGGAAACTTGAAAGTCCTCGCCCGTACGTTCCAGACGGTAGCCATAGAACCGCAGCACGTACCAAGCGGTGCCCAGCAATCGGATGACCACCAGCAAGGCCAGTGCTGCGACGGGGATCAATAACCACGGCGTCCCGTTCCAAACCTGTGCCGGGATCCAGCGATCCAGAGCCGTGTATTCAGGATCCAAGTCTTGGCTGCTTTGAAAGAAAAATCCGAGCGCAACGCTGACCAGGATCAGTCCGCGGTTGCTGGCCAATCCGGCTTGGATCAAATGCGAAACTGGGATCGTCAAAATCGTTTGCGATTGGGGTTCGCGAGATTCCCGATCGATCGTTGTGTCAGCCGGATGGTCGGCTTCGGTGGTCGCCGAAACGCTATAACCGCGTGACGAGATTTGTTGTTTTAGGAAGTCGACGTCCGCCAGCGATAGAACTCGCATTTTGGCTTCCGGTTCGGTGCCGCTAGCCGTTTCGACATGAACTTCGGCGACGCGAAAGATTCGGTGGAACGGGCTCTGGACCAAATCCACATTCTGGATGCGATCGACCGGGATATTGCGCACTTTTCGAAACAGGATGCCTTCGGTGACGATCAATTCGCCATCGGTGATCTGGTAGCGAAATGTCAGGTAGCGGATCATCGCGAATGTAATCGCCAACCCGAAAATGGCAGCCACGATCAGTGCGGCAAAGAAGCTGCCGTTGACGGCCGACCAACCAGCCACGATGGCCGGGAAAAGAGACTGTCGAGACATCGACAGCAATTGAAACAGGATCGACAGGGGATGCAGTCGTCGAGGTTGGTCAAAGCTTGGCTTGTGCCCTGCCCCATCGATTGGACGCGGTGTCGTGTTCGGGCGCGGTGTCGGATTGGGATCCGATGGCGGATCCTGCCCCGCGCCGCTTGTGGGATCCGTCACCGCAGTTCTCCGTCGATAGGAGGCTGCACGGATGCAGAGGTGCCGGCGTCGGCGATGCCGCTGTTGCTTGGCGTGGCTAGACGATCCGATACCAGGTTGTCACGCAACCAAGATGCCGACTGATTCGTGATGCCATCCAATTTGACGGACGCGTTTTGGGTGCCGGCGGTATGGATGACCAACGTCGCCAGATCATACCGACGCTGCAGTGGTCCCTGTTCGATGTCGCTGTGCTGAATTCTGGATCGGGGCACGATGATCCAATGACGCCACCAAACGCCTCGGCGTATCTCCAGCCCTTCGTCGTTCACTCGCCAAGACGCATGACGGTATGCCAGTGCGGGATAGATCCAGCCTGCCCACACCGTCACTGCGGCAATCAGCACGACGGCGAATGCTGCGATCGCCTGGATCAGGTCCCAGTGATCTTGGATCGCCAACCAAAGTCCGAAAGTCGATAGCAAGACCAGGCATGCGATCAGCGCAGCGATGCCACCCAGCAATCGATCCATTTTTAGATGGTTCGGTGCCAAGGGGTGAAACTGTTCGTCTGCCAGTGGGAAATTGTCCAATGGGCTCTTCCTGATCGGATTCGTTGTCTAGAACCGGTCAGTTATAGCGTGCCGGTGCAAAGTTTGCGGACCGTGACTGACCGCCGGACCGAAATCGGCTGACATCAAAATTCCGTCGGCCAGCGGCGCGGGGAAGCACCTTGGGGCGGTCTAGAAAAACAGGCACCCACGTGATCACGCGGGTACCTGTTCGTTGTTTTCGTAGATGCGATTCGCTTGGCGGGAACGTTGGGATGCCGCCGAGCCAACGGCTAGAATCCGATGTGGATTCCGGTGCGATGATGGTGCCGATAGACCGGCGCTGGGCGATGGTAGTGGTAGGCACGTGGTGGTGGGTAGTGTGGCACCACGTATCGTTCTTCGACGACCACGGTAGGTGGTTGCGGTGCGTAGACAGGCTGCGGTGCGCGAGCGACGCGTTGGACGCCCGTTGGCGCTGCTTGCATGGCACTGATGACGTTCTCGCTGACGCCTTGTTGATGCAGGGCGATGATGTCGGGAACCTGCAGCGACGTTTGCACGCCACGTTGGCTGATCTGATTCATGATGACGCTGTCGCTTAGCCCACTGCGGCTCATCGAAACCACGTCGGCGATCGACACCGACGACTGGACGGCAACGGATTGCTGTTGTTGTTGGTAGTAGATGCGTTCTTGTTGCTGGGCGGCTCGTTCTTTGTCCGCTGCATTGCCGAGCAAACCGCCAGTGACGGCTCCGATCACGCCACCGATCGCAGCACCAGCACCGGCTTCGCCGTTGTGGTCACCGATCAGGGCACCTGCGACCGCGCCGCCAAGTCCGCCCAACGTGGCACCGCGTTGTTGAGCCGCCTGGCCGTACAGAGAACTCGGAACGGCAATCATCATCGCGGCGACAGCGATAGAAAACACAATGCGGGTCATGCAAATCGGCTCCGTCGGTTCACTGGGCCGTGTCAGGCCAGCAGGAACCGAAATGGCGTTTGGGGTGTCGGGGGGGATTCAGGTCGAACGGATCAGCAACCGTCACCCGAAAAAGGCAGAATCTTTCCAGACGACTTCGCTAACGTTCATCAATAGTGAACTTCGGTTCTGCGAAGCAATCCCATTCGCGATGTCAGCGCTTGGAATGCGGTGTCTGGGATGCGTGATTGCCGGATCGGCGTCGCTTCGCTCCTTGATCCGGCCTACACACCTCTACTCGGGGGCGGGCGATTTGCGGCCGACGATGCGGGTGATCGCTTCGATAAAGTCCTGAGCCCCGTCGAAGTCGCGATAAACGCTAGCAAATCGGATGTACGCCACTTCGTCCAGTTTTGCGAGGTGCCGCATGACGATTTCGCCGACTTGGGCCGACGTGACTTCCGAGTCAAAGCTAGCGTAGATATCGGCTTCGATGTCTTGGACGACAAGTTCGATCGTGCTGCTGCTGATTTCCCGTTTCGAACAGGCGCGTTCGATGCCTCGTCGGATTTTTTCGCGGTCCAGTGGTTCGCGAGTTTCGTCACTTTTGACCAGTCGGACACTCAACTTTTCGATCTTTTCCGCCGTTGCAAACCGCCGTTGGCACGATGTGCAGACCCTTTTACGGCGGACCATGTAGCCACCTTCGGCGGCTCGGGTGTCGAGCACGCGATCGTTATCAACGTGGCAGTAAGGACAGCGCATGGATTCCCTGAAAAGCTCGGACGCTGTGGGCACGTACCGAAATGACGCGTGAGTGTCGGTGCGATATAGTATCAGCACCATCACGGAACCTGACAACCGTTCGTTCCAACGTCTATTCGGCAACGGGACGTCGATCAAGCGGTACGATGTTCTGATTATTGGCTTTCCCAATCCGGGACGATCCGTTTTGGGGGATCAGTACGATGGGAGTGCGTAACGACCGTTTTTTAAAATCCGCCCGTTCAACGACCGCAGGAAACATCGTCGATGTCGACAGACAGCAATCACGATCCATCTGAAACGACGCCGCCAGCTGGACAAGGCAGTTCGGGAGCGCCGCAACCGGGTGCCCCAGCGGGACAGCCCGCCGCCGGATCGCCCAGGGGTGCCACCGCAGCGGAGAAGTTTCAAAAGGAGGTCGCCGCCAAGCGTGCGGCCAATTTAGAAGTCGAAGAGGAAGACGAAGAAACGCTGTGGTCGGGTGGCTACACCCCGAAAGCAATGTTGGGAACTTGGATTCTGATGGTCATCGCTAGCGTTGGGCTGCTGGTGCTGCATGGGGTCGTTCCCGAGTTTCCGCTTGGCATCGCGGTCGCTCTGATCGGGCTGGTTTGGGTCTTCGGATGTCTGCTGTACGCCTATCGCCGGTTGGGATTCCATTACGAACTGACGACCCAGCGTTTCATTCACCAGACGGGATTGCTGAGCCGTCAAACCGACCGGATCGAAGTGATCGACATCGACGACGTTAGTTTCGCACAGGGGCCGGTGCAGCGAATGTTTGGCGTTGGCAATATCGAATTGACCGGCAGCGACCGCTCGCATCCGAATTTGTCTATGATAGGGATCGCAAAGGTCAAGGATGTGTCGGGGTTGATCGACGACGTGCGCCGCAAAGAACGTCGGCGACGAAGCCTCCACATTGAACAGATTTGACCGTGCGACTCTGGCGACATTGCACGTTTGGCAAGATCGACGAACTAAGAATGGTTCTTGTCGCCAACAAGACCCTTTTCACGAGCAGGTTGGCATGTTGTTGAGGACGATGTCGTGACCGACTGGTACTTTCAAACGCGATCTTCCGAGGAAGTCGGTCCGCTGCGCCCCAGCGAACTGCTGGAAAAGGTTCGCAAGGGCGAGGTGACTCGCAATTCGATGTTGCGAAAGAACAGTTCGACCTGGTTCTTGGCTTCCGAGGTCGGCGGATTGTTCGAAGCCGCGATGCGACCAACGATCGAATACTTTTGCCCGCAGTGCGAAGCCGAGGTGGGGGAACCACCGACGGTTTGCAATCTATGCGGTTGCGAGATCTACAAGGCGATCACCAAAATCACCGAGAACTCGATCACCAATCGTGCGGATCATCCAAGCACTCGCCAAGCGAGCCGGAAGGTTCGCGATTGGATTCGAAAGAAGGTTGGGAAAGACAACAAAAAAACCGGCGAGAATAACTAGCCGGTTTCCTTGTTGATCTGTTGGACTGTTTCATCAGACGTTCGGATGCTCATCGAACATCTGTCGCGGTGTGTTCTTCCCCCCACTCACCACGCTGTCATCAGCCCTTCGTATCGAACGCGGCCGCGTCGCCGGTGAGGCCTCGTGTCAAACGAGACCTCCTAGCGAACTGGCTCTTCTGGTGAACTGGCCCTAGTAGCGGATCTCGGTACCGAATGAGATACCTGTGAACAGGATGTCATTGTCGGTATCGATCGATCGGCCGGTTCCGCTGTTGATTTGTGGGCGGACCTGGTTGGGCGCCGATGCGACTCCGGTCAGGTACCACAATTCCAGGCCGGCTCGTACCGACAGGATTTCGCCCAACTGGTAACGGATGCCCGAACCGAATTCGAACATACCGGCGAGGTCGGTGGTGCTGTCGCCAGCACGGGCCAGTGTGCTAGCACCATCACGGACAAGCACGTTGCTGTCCGCACTGTTGGCATAGAGACCCGCACGAGCGCGGATGTCGGTGAATCCGTGTCGGCTGATCGGGTACAGCAGGTCCATGCCGACTTGCACTCCGAACAGGTCGTTGCGAGTGCGGCTGGTCAGGCTGCCCGTTTGGGTCGCCGTCGTGCTGAAGTAGTTGTAATCTTCGTCGTAATTGATGTAGCGACCACCGATCAACAGCTTTGCCATTTCCCAACCGACCAAGGTCTTGTTGGCTTCCAGGCTGTAGTAGTCAGCCGAATAGGTTTGCGTTTGCGAGACCGCGTCGGTGAACGACGGCAGCGCGACACCGGTTTGGCTAAGGAACGAATTGATTCCGCCACCGGGGCTGTTGATTTGGCGAGCCAAGTCCCATTCGAAGGGGCCGGTGAACGAGATTTCGTATCCGTTGACGCAGTCGCCGACGGCGCCGATGGTGATCCGTGTGCCAAGTTCTTCGTCCATGTCGCTAAGCCCGAAGTTCGGGCTCAGGGTGAACGATCCGATGTCCGGTGCCATGTATAGCCCTTCGATCGAAATGTATCGATAGGGTTGGCAGGGTGTGCACGGGTCGGTGAAATTGGGGCCACAAGTCAGGGCGCTGCTGCGACGACCGCAGCTACCGCCACAGGCGGTCCCGCATGAACCGCAGCTCGAATATTCCATCGCACTTGTGAACGCTGAACCGCCACAGGATCCGCCACAAGCGGTTCCACAGGAACTGCAGGCTCCGTGGTGGCCCACCTGTTGGACCAATCCCGGAGCATGGCTGCCGACATCGCCCGCGGTTCGATAGCCTGCCGTGTCAACGACTCGGAATGCTTCGGATCCATGGGTGAACAAACCGTTGGCGACACCCGAGGATGCACCGGAGTTCTGACCCGCCAGTGTTTGTGCACTGACCAGGCTGTTCGATGCGATGCTGAACGCGACCGCGCTCAGCAGCGTCATCAGGACGCGTGGGTAAGTTGATTGTGTCTTCATGATCGAACCTCGTTAGCTATCGGTGCGATGAGCATCGCAGTGGGGTGAATCAATGGAATGTGTGTTCGGTGACTGGCAATCGCCTGCCTATCGAACAACCAACTCGTCTCGAACGGGAACCAAGCACGTTTTTCGGACCATGCGAATGATCTTCTTTGCCGAGTCCTCGCTGCCGCAGCGGCCCGTCACGACCAGTTCGTCGTGGCGGTGGTGGACAACAACGTCAGCGTCAGGAAAGACACGTTGGATAGATTGGTTTAGCATTGCCGAGCGATCGGGAGCATCGCTTCCGCTGGCGTCCAGCGGTTGGCCTACATGGATGTTGAACGATCGCATCCTTGGGGATTCCCCCGCCGATTCCGGTGCCGCCCAAACCACTAGTTTGGTAACGCCGGTGCCCGTGCCAATCAGTTTCAGCTGATTGGGGCCGGACGCGAATGCTTGGCAGACCGAGCGATCGGATACCTCGATGTTGCGGACGACGCCGCCGAAGGTAAGGGATCGCACCTGAGCCTGGCTAAGGTGCAGCGAGACCGACTTTTCGTTGGTGGTCGGTTTCGATTCTGCTTGGATGGTCTCGATCGGCGAAATGGCCGATTGCACCTGTGCCGTTTGGGCCGATCGGTCACGCCCCAACGAAACAGGCACCGCGGTGACGGCCACTGGTGGACGATACCGTTTGCTGGAAAGGTTCTGTTGCTGTGCAGGCACCGAGATGACCGAACGGTTCCGCTTTGGTTCGATGATCTTGGCGTCCGAACCGGGATCCATTTCCATCGCGGTCAGTGGCTTGTCTAGGTCGTCGATTACGATCGGTTGAATGTCCGACGGTTTGATCGATCGCGAATCCGAAATGGATTCGATCACTGGGGACGTCTTGGCAGCGGCGTTCTCTGAAACGTTGCTGCTGGCTTCGTCGGGACCGGCTTCGTCGTGATTGGCCCAACCATAATTCGGTCGGGTGATTCCGGGCGCTGCGTCCTGCGGTGGTGTTTCGATGGCCATGGTCGGCATCGGATCAGCTTCCTGCGCCACCGATACGGCATCTTCATCGATGAAGTTGTCGTCGGTGAACGAGAAGAAAACCGGTTCCTCGTGCTGGACAACCACTTCGGCAGGTGATTGCATCGACGTTGGGATCGGTGCGACGTGCATCTGTCCAACGGACACCGGTTCCACCTGCGCCACTTGTGACAGTTCAGGTTCGTCGGTCGCATCGCCTTCGTGATCGGTTTGCTGGGCCGCCACGGGCATCGGAGTCATCGGCATCAGCACGATCGAACTCTGCTGCGACGGATCGGCGGCTAGGTCGACTGCCGCAGTGGCGGTCGACGAAGGTACCGCGATTGGCAGTTGCAAGTTGCTGATCGCTTGCAGTCCGCTTGGACTTGCCGGTGGATTCGGCGACACGTCTGCGATATCAGCATCGATCAGATCGTTGTTTTCGTGATGCGCCGATCCGATCAATTGATTTTTTCGGATGCCTACTTCCGTAGGCTTTTCGATCGTCATCGCGGCATCTTCGACGCGGCGTGGCTGTCCGCTGTTGACCGGTTTCAAACCGATCGCGGCACCGATCGGCATCAGCCGAACCGCGTTGTTTTCGCCGCCGGACGCCAAACGAATCGATTCAATCGACGCGTTGGGTGCTGGCTCGCAAAATGGGTTGTCCTGTACCGTCGTTGCCGAGTGAAGCGGTAGCGGCGGCATTGTCAGCGGATCTGCGGCGAAAGCTAGGTTTCCACCAAGCACGGGAGTCCCGCAGCTTAGTAGGGCTAACAAAACAGCACGGCGTTTCCGCTTAGCCAGATTCACCAAATATGTACGTTGGTCACGCATGCCGCGTCCTTGCGTCCGAGCGATCTAGGTCGATGCACCCCCCTCGGCACACCCACCGACGTCAGAGCAAAGGCGCACTGGAACGTCGGATGCTTGAAGTATCGGATCCCTGTTGACATGACATTAACGATTCTGCTGGATCCAATGCGTCTGACGGTTCCTTGCATTGTCCAGATCGACCGTGTTGTTCTGGAAATCCACGCCACATTGGCCCGAGACGCAGCCCTATCGGAACGACTTCGTGGACCCTTGGTCGCGACCATCCAGCCGGTCCGATGCAGCTTGTGATCGGTCCACCAGCGCGGTTTTTCGCAGAATTTGGCCTTGCGCCGACGTGGTTCGGTGACGACATCGCCCCCCCGCGGTAGCCCACGCGGCCCCCATTCGACGATCGCCACCGGGCGGCAGGCCCCAGATCGTCTCGGAGCCGATCGTCGGGTGGGGGGGGCTGTGGGGCTGGCGATGCTACTGCGGCCGCTTGGGGGACGTCCGGGCTAGGATTGCCGTTGGCGAATCGCTTCATAGGCGATCACCGCGGCCGAGACCGAGATATTCAAACTATCGATCTTGCCGGCCATGGGGATACGGATCCCGGGCACCGGATCAGGTTTCCCATCGGCGGACGGAATCGTCTTCCATCGCTCGCCCAGTCCGTCGGCTTCGCTTCCCAGCACGACTGCGACCGGTCCATTCCATCGGGTGGACCACAGCGGGGTGGACGATTCGACCCTGGCGGCCAGGACTCGAAATCCCTTCGCAGACAGGAACTGGGCAACTTGGGATTCGCTGCCGACCGCTGTCGGGACGCGGAAAATGGCTCCCAAACTATTACGAATGGCGTTGGGGTTCAGCGGATCGTGGCAATCCGACAATAGCACCGCATCGATCCCCGCGGCGTCGGCACAGCGAAAGACGGCTCCCACATTTCCGGGTTTTTCGATTCGGTCTAGCACCAGAACCAGCGGTTGTGGCGGTAGGGCCAGCCGATCCAGGTTCCAGTCGGGGCGTACAAATTCGGCCACCACGCCGCGATTGGATTGCCCAAAGCTAATTTTCTCTAGAATCCCGTCTGAAACCCAGTTTTGTTTTTGGGCAGCCGCCGGGTGGTTCAGGACACGTTGGATCGCCGAGTCGTCGGGATTCAACGGATCCGACTCGCTGGTGTAGAACCCGCACAGATCCATCCCCGATTCGACGGCCTGGGCCGTTTCACGCCATCCATCTACGATCACACGGTCGGCTTTCCGCCGATACCGATTTTCGCGTAGCCGGATCAGGTGCCGAACGGTTGGGTTGGCCGGACTTCGCAAGACGACCGGCGCAGACTCACTCATGGTTTTCTCTGTTATCTTGTTCGGTCGACTCGGAAATCCCGACATTACTTCAGTGGCGGGCACCCGCTCATACGACACTTGGCGCTCAACCGGGCGACTGAATCCTAAACCGTTCAACCTGATCAAAACAGCATGAGTCCATCCGTGCGAATCCAGCCGGTCACTTCGAGGCGAGATCGCAAAGCCTTTTTGCAGCTCGAACGAGACCTGTATCGCGGTGATCCTAATTGGGTGCCCCCGTTGTGGTTCGAGCAAAAGAAGTTGTTGGGATTTGCGAAGCATCCGTTCTATGACGACGCCCTGGGACAAGCCTTCTTGGCCCGCCGTGGCGACGAAGTGGTGGGCCGGGTTCTGGCGGTCGTCAATCATGCTCACAACCGTCGGTACAAAGAAAAACGCGGGTTTTTTGGCTTCTTTCAGTCGATCGATGACGAAAGTGTCAGCACGCCGATGCTGGACTTTGCGTCCCAGTGGTTGGTCGATCAGGGCATGACGGACGTTCGCGGCCCGGTCAATCCAAGCCTGAATTACGACTGCGGTCTGTTGGTGGACGGATTCGATACGCCGCCCACGTTTTTGATCCCGTACAACCACGAATATTACGGACGATTGATCGAAGCGGCCGGATTCGAGAAGGTCCAGGATCTGTACAGCTACGAGGCGCACATCGATACGCTGGAGGATCTGGATCCAAAACTTTTGTTTGTGATCAACGAAGCGACACGGCGTTTCAATGTCAAATGCCGTGCCATCGACCGCAGCAGATTCGCCAAGGATGTTCGATCTTTCTTGGAAATCTACAACCTGTCGCTGCAGCAAACCTGGGGCTATGTCCCGATGAGCGAGGCTGAAATCAGTGTTCAAAGCGGTGGTTTGAAGCACTTGATCGTGCCGGAATTGACCAGCATTGCCGAAATCGATGGCCAACCGGTGGGCGCCGGATTCGGATTACTGGACTACAACCAAGTGATCAAAAAGATTGATGGACGCCTGTTCCCGTTCGGTTGGTGGACGTTGATGCGAGGCAAGAAGTCCATCGATCGCTTGCGTTTGATCAGCACGAACGTGCTTCCGGAATACCAGAAATGGGGATTGGGTTTGGTCACTTTGGCCCGAATCCTGCCCGATGCGATGAAGTATGGTATCCAAATCGGCGAGTTTTCTTGGGTATTAGAAAGCAACTCGCTTTCTCGAGGTACGATCGAA
Protein-coding regions in this window:
- a CDS encoding PH domain-containing protein is translated as MTDPTSGAGQDPPSDPNPTPRPNTTPRPIDGAGHKPSFDQPRRLHPLSILFQLLSMSRQSLFPAIVAGWSAVNGSFFAALIVAAIFGLAITFAMIRYLTFRYQITDGELIVTEGILFRKVRNIPVDRIQNVDLVQSPFHRIFRVAEVHVETASGTEPEAKMRVLSLADVDFLKQQISSRGYSVSATTEADHPADTTIDRESREPQSQTILTIPVSHLIQAGLASNRGLILVSVALGFFFQSSQDLDPEYTALDRWIPAQVWNGTPWLLIPVAALALLVVIRLLGTAWYVLRFYGYRLERTGEDFQVSCGLLTKISATVPRRRIQFISVHRPPLMRWMRLASIRIETAGGAGKKGEDAATTITRRWFIPVIHESQVTGLLSQIRTGIPDDGLISWTRAAPRAVRRTTRIAVIASILIGIGTTWAIGWGGIAIGLVAAVLLITHSRCYVRSLGYYRFDNGVMFRSGLLNQKTSTTFHNRIQSVELRSSFFDRRWSMAKLSVDTAAAGPANHTITFPMMDASIAVGEFEALSKRSAAAAMNWD
- a CDS encoding PH domain-containing protein, with amino-acid sequence MSTDSNHDPSETTPPAGQGSSGAPQPGAPAGQPAAGSPRGATAAEKFQKEVAAKRAANLEVEEEDEETLWSGGYTPKAMLGTWILMVIASVGLLVLHGVVPEFPLGIAVALIGLVWVFGCLLYAYRRLGFHYELTTQRFIHQTGLLSRQTDRIEVIDIDDVSFAQGPVQRMFGVGNIELTGSDRSHPNLSMIGIAKVKDVSGLIDDVRRKERRRRSLHIEQI
- a CDS encoding glycine zipper domain-containing protein, which encodes MTRIVFSIAVAAMMIAVPSSLYGQAAQQRGATLGGLGGAVAGALIGDHNGEAGAGAAIGGVIGAVTGGLLGNAADKERAAQQQERIYYQQQQQSVAVQSSVSIADVVSMSRSGLSDSVIMNQISQRGVQTSLQVPDIIALHQQGVSENVISAMQAAPTGVQRVARAPQPVYAPQPPTVVVEERYVVPHYPPPRAYHYHRPAPVYRHHHRTGIHIGF
- the nrdR gene encoding transcriptional regulator NrdR, translated to MRCPYCHVDNDRVLDTRAAEGGYMVRRKRVCTSCQRRFATAEKIEKLSVRLVKSDETREPLDREKIRRGIERACSKREISSSTIELVVQDIEADIYASFDSEVTSAQVGEIVMRHLAKLDEVAYIRFASVYRDFDGAQDFIEAITRIVGRKSPAPE
- a CDS encoding PH domain-containing protein, translated to MDNFPLADEQFHPLAPNHLKMDRLLGGIAALIACLVLLSTFGLWLAIQDHWDLIQAIAAFAVVLIAAVTVWAGWIYPALAYRHASWRVNDEGLEIRRGVWWRHWIIVPRSRIQHSDIEQGPLQRRYDLATLVIHTAGTQNASVKLDGITNQSASWLRDNLVSDRLATPSNSGIADAGTSASVQPPIDGELR
- a CDS encoding GYF domain-containing protein; this translates as MTDWYFQTRSSEEVGPLRPSELLEKVRKGEVTRNSMLRKNSSTWFLASEVGGLFEAAMRPTIEYFCPQCEAEVGEPPTVCNLCGCEIYKAITKITENSITNRADHPSTRQASRKVRDWIRKKVGKDNKKTGENN